TCTCAAGGAGCCTTTGCTTCATCTCCAGTCCAAGACAGCAATGCAGCTGCATTCGTCTTGTTCAGCTTTCTCCCCTCCTCACCTGTACCTTCAGATCAGGATTCTAAACTTTTGGCCACTGTCAAGGCCATTGTGTTTATCATCTCGTAGATTACTAACTAGCCATTGTGAGTCTCAGTATATGTGTAGCTTCATTGCATTGTGGGATTCTGAGTCTAACATTTGCACCAAAGTCTCGAACGCTGCTGGAGTTTTCATACATATATGACGTTAAAAATGGTGAGTGAGAAAAGGAGCACTTGCTGTTTTGTCCCGAGGAATTAACACGCCTTTTCTCCAATTAAACACCATTGGAACTGTGTTTGCAAAGGCCCCTGTGACAACAGTACAGCACACAGGAATAACTATCCACAGGAACAACAATACAGCACCAACCAACCCAGCAATATGGATGTATTTCAGGATGGAATTGCCTTGAACGTCTTCTAATTTTTAaagctacacagaacaaaatgtATTACCTGTATGTATGCCTGGGGTGTTTACTTATTACTGACTTTAATATCAGTGAAATATTACATCAACAGGTATGAGACATGTTGAATaaccaaaatatatttatttttttgtaattttgggtgagaattatatttgtttttgtgtaaaaataGTACAAATGAAgtcttatataaaatatactataataaGAGAGACATTAATAGTTATACCCATGACCATAAGTGGTATAAGCAGTCGCTAAGGGGCACCAAATTGCCCTGTGGACGACATGTATATATTGCATGCTCTGGATATAGAGTATAAAATATCCTCTAGTCTGAAACATAATTATTTAGCAATAAGATACAGTATAAGTCTTACATTCGAATGAATATTGCTTGAGTATTATGTATCCATGGATATGTATTTAAGATATAGTCATTGTGAATGTTTCCATCATGACTATGGAATGGATAAAATGTACATGGTGGAACAAAGTACATGGTGTCCTCATTTAAGACATTCAGAACCTAAGAGGAGGAGGGAGACAAAATCATGAAGGAATTTCAGGAAACTCCTCCACTGGGAAGTCCAGTATGGCTCATATCCTgacaaacacattcataaaaaacacactgacagaaaaaaCATGTGCAAATCTCTCGACCCAAAGGAGTACTTTCAGCCATGGCTTACTTTCACTTGCAACTGAGTCACTGTGCTGAAAAACGCAGTAAATCCTTCAAAGGCAATATTGCAGTCCAGAGGAGAAGAACAGCTCTGAGTTCAGTCAGTCCATCAGCTTTATGGCCTCCTCGGCTGAAGCACCAGGAATCAACTCAGGGCAGATGCTGCTCTTAAAAGACACAAGAGGCTAAGAGAGGTTCTGGCACCTGTTCTGCAACTTGTGTCCATTAAGCAGGAGCAGACCTCTAGACATCCAATTTGAGTTTGTCTGTGCTGCAGTCTTGGTCTTGGTCCAGCTTTGCCAGGGTCTTACGCACACGCAGGGCAGTGAGGCGAGCTGAGGGACTCTGGAACCAGCACTCCTTCATAATTTTAGCTATAGCAGACAGAATCTGGACACAAAGACATTATGATTCAATAAGTGGATTTTGGACCTCTGACGCATTGTTCATAGCTTAAATGAATACGCCATCAGCAGAaatagcttttaaaaaaagatttaatttgTCATAAAGCTGACTGAGGCAGTTCACTGAACTGCATTTCTTGACACTTTTCGAGCTTAACGGAGGAGAAATGTGTACCGGATGGGAGTGCAGTCGGTTGTGAAGACACGGCCTGTACTggtccacacacaccaccttcttCATATCTTCAAAACTGGGGTCGGAGGGCACCACGTCGAAAAAAGGCGGGCGATACTCCTCTTCAATTCCTACACCAGAAAGGTTCCGTCAAACATTTTCGGAGGCGTTCAGTTTATATATTTACCGTCACCTACAGGGTCTTTTTCCTGACAAAAAGGTCAGATATTTGTTGAGACTGAGGGTCATATCGTATCTGTAATACAGCCATTTGAAATTTTTAAGGAGTTTGGAACAGCTAATAGTTCTGTGGGAGGAGGACTGGATGACATCCAGAAAGATTGTGTATTTGTGGTAGCTGACATTTCggggcaaaaaaaaatactcaagaGCATAATTTTGCttcaaaaaaaagggggggggcagGACACAATAAAACTGTATGTCCTTTACTATTTGACAGGACATAATAAAAGGACATATGCTTGCCACTAGTTTTCTGGCAACAAAGCGGcaaagctataaaaaaaatgatagtgGCTATAGATTGTTTTCAATGGATTTACCCATCATGCACGGTGAGCATGTAGAGTATTTGTGTGAGCATAATgtgtttgaaaaaaagaaagaaaacggagagggagagataaaAAGCATCTGGTCTGTGTGAGTTGGAGTGCTGACACTTGATAAGATTGTTTGTAATTGCTGGACTGCTAATCGTGGGTGGATAGtggagacagacacagatagaagAAAAGGACAGACTGGGCCGGCAAGACAGTGAGACATGCTGATTCTGTGGAGTGATGTGAGAGACTTCATTTACGCCATGATGTAACACAGCACAAAAGATGTTATTCACAAACTTAATAATGGCTTTGCTTTAGTTAAAAGCATTTAATCATGATACTATAGCAGCATGTGCTGAATAACAATATTAATATCTGGACACCGGGTTATACTGCTTATCCTAGCAATATATACAAAAGTAGGTAATGGATAGAGTTTGTTACCGACTAAAATATTACTAACATTTTGCAGCAGATGGCtttttatggatttttaaacatatttctttAAGCCTATGGGTAGAATCTCGAATGAAATGACTTTTAATAGTGCTCCTTATGGAGAATGATGGGAAAGCCTGGACCCTGAATCCGGGCACTGTACTAACCATTTACAGTGGTTCGACGGGTGATCTCCCACAAAACCAGTCCCAAAGCCCAGATATCAGTCTGCTTGTATGATTCAAAGATGTCCACACGGATACTTTCGTCTAGGACCTCAGGGGCCATGTAGCGTTTGGTGCCCACCCGTCGGTTGTTCCCTACATCCAGGTAGTCGTTGGACTGAGAATGAGTGACAGCCAGGCCTATTAGGACACCCAAGAGAACCCCTTCAGTGATTTCAATAAGAACCGACTGTGAACATTCAGTTAAAGCATCAAGAATGGATCCCTTACCCAGGTCAGCGATGCAGCATTGCCCATTCCTCTTCACCAGGATGTTGCGGCTTTTGAGGTCACGGTGGGCGATGGCTGGCTTGCTCTGTTTGGTGACGATTTCTGTGTGAAGGTGCACCAGGCCACTGGCTATTGACAGGCACATGCACAAACATTCCTCCGGTTTCAATTTGATGCACTGCAGGTAGTCATAGAGAGAGCCCAATTCGTGGAAATGAGTCACCAGCCAGAGCTGAGTGCTGGAGTTCTTCGATGTCATGTCTGAAGCAATGAATCCTGAAAACAAAGGTTGAGAGACAATACATAACTGTGTGGTCAAAAGCATGAGATTTTCAGCTTCCTACGGTTTGCGAGCTGTAATTGGAAATGGAGTCAATTTATGCGCCAGTACTTGTTAGGTACAGAAATTATCGTTGGCATGTTGGAAACTGCTCAACACACAATTACTGAAGGACTCAGCCATCAAAATTACAGGGAGTTCTACCGGATAAATGCACTAGACTTACACAGAGGGAAAACAGACGCTATAACAATATCTACATGCAGTCATGCAAGCCAGACATTTCATTACACTGCCAAGAATTGCCTACTTTCTTGGGAAGATGCTATTTGACTGGTATTGcaaaaaataactttaaagGTGTGATgccaaacattttaaaatgatatttttgtgcATATGTATGCAGAGATTCTGAAGCTTCTATCCAACTAAGTCTACAAATATAGGAGATATAGCTCCATGGGCCATTGGTGACTACATCTATGACTATACAGAAGCAATATTAGACAATAATGAACAGGGCACATTAAACTGTATATTAATTTTTTGAACTAGTGTAGCTGTAGCATTgccgcctcacagctccagggttgaTCCTAACCATCTTGTAAGGAGATTTGCCTGTTCTCATCtgggttcttcagtttcctACTACTTTTCAGGTGAATTGGGTAAGATAAATTGCGctggtgatggactggtgtctgatccagggtgtattcctgcctcacgcCCAGCGTTACTGGGACAGACCCCGGATCCTCCACGATCTTGATCAGGGGTAAGCTCTTACTGAACATGAATTttttcatgtactgtatgtggatCTTACCCAAGATGTTTTCATGTCTTAATTGAACAGTGTTGTAgatttcactctctctgaaccaggACTGTTCATCTCGAGATGAGAAGATTTTCACAGCCACGTTCTCCCCCATCCACGTTCCCCTCCACACCTCTCCATAACGCCCCTTACCTGCCCCACAAAACATACAGTCTTAACACTTTAACCAAATGGGAAAATTAGGACagtttcatttacattatattagCATTACGTTTTCAAATGTAGCTCACTCACCGACACACTCCACTAAGGAGATCTGCCGAGCCACGGTCCTCTGCACCAGGTAAGGCAGGCCAGTCCCACTGCCTGATGTGCAAAACTCGTCAAAAATAtcctaaaataaaacaaaattcacATATCAAACTCAAGATATTTTATTAGAATCTAACCTCATGGTTGCTCTaagtacagaataaaacacGTGTGCTGTTATACGTGTCCTAacgtgaggtggtgtgatgcatTATCTATTATGTTTTAGCAGTTTATCGTGACACATACAAGTCATACAGTCCTCTCTGTGTTAGCTTTTAATATCGAAATGATAACATATTCGAACAAGGGctttaatataaatctgtgattGGTCTTGTCAAGCCATGATGTCAGAGTCATGATGGTGAAATGAAGGACCACCTTCTCCACATAACTTACAACTCAATATGCACTGCTGAGGTATAAATCACCATCAATGATTCTATTTCATATttagactatatatatatatatatatataggttaaTATAAGTTATAAATATTTTGTGAAGGATGGATGAAATACTGTCGATCATGAGCAGCACATACCCCATAAGTTGGGTCTCCTCCACTGGGCAGTTTAAGCATGGGGGGGTCATGTTCCTGCAGATGGTGGTGCTGTCGTTTGGAGCGAAGCCACAACACAAAGACGCACACTGCTGTGGATAACAAAAACAGCACCAGCAGAGGCACGGCAACCAGGACGATCACAGTAGGTTCTTCTACTGGCTTCTctaaaccacacaaacacacaccaggatATCAGTATTTACAAGATGCAGCATAATAAAGCAATAATAATGCAATTATGTGACTGTATTATTCGCTAACACTACTACACCACTAGAGGGCAACAGtgtcatctttttcttttttttttggttgtcaTTTCTATAGGAGTCATTAAGGAGAATTAAAATCCCTAACCGGAAATGTAGCTATGACCATTGAGGATCTGAACAGGCAGAGGATGACTGTTCTGATCAACCATCATGATTTGACCATTAGATTCTCCAAACACATTTTCTTATTAATAAGTCATTCATAATTCCTGACCTGGTTTTACAGGTAATGTTAGGTTGGCATTGCAGTAGTCGGTGTAGCAACACTCGACGAACACGTTGTTAATCCCACCGACGATGCACTGCTCCATTTGCTCCTTCTCAAAGCTGCCCCTCGTAACATGCCCATTGTTCCATATGAAGAAGCAGACATACCCTATACAGGTGTCTGTGTACACATCCTCACACGCACAGTTCACCCTTCTGCTTTTGCTTTGGGCTGTGAAGGGAAAGAGAAAGCATGAGACGACAATGATGACAGTCATAGCTGGCTCATATAGATTCAACAGGTCTAATTGAAACTGTAGTTCTCTTTCAGGCtgaaaattcaattaaaattacCAACAGGGGTTTACTGTGATAGGTGTGATAAATTAttttcaataacagcatgtcctgtaACGTATTATTCTTCTGCAGCAAATTGCTATATCACAACATGTTATTATTTAAAGGATatagttttttattcatttatagctCTGTTGTGGAATGTCAgagaaacaagttagttcctgtgtCACTTATTGTCTAACAGCTGTTAACAGTCATTTCCTCACTGCTCTCACTActactctctcgctctctcttttttttttcttctctgaaaCTGACCAAAAATTTGCAGCTTGTCTTGTTAAGGAGACAAGTGTCCTGAAGACTTCCTCCCTGTGGTGGAAAGCCTCGGACTtttaaatgctgacactggagactccttccaaaaatgctaaaatcTCGCTAAAAAACCTCACAACTATctatcatcacaacacaactacacacgttttaaaatcagttttgtttctttacatCCATTATACGTGTCCATGTGCAAGTCGTAACAAAGTgaactttaatataaacctgtagaTGTCCACATTGTGCTGTGAGCACTGGAGCAATCGAGAAGGTTGGGGGTATATTTCTAAAATATCACCGAGAAAAATATCAGCGCACGTGAGTGTAGAAGTGTCCTGACAAACACATGGAGTAGATTTAGACAACACAGAAGCTAAGGTTAAGTgagtttatattaaaatgtgtcCTGTCAAGCACAGCATGCTTGGCCGTGGCAGGAAGATGCACGTTTCCTTTGCGCTATTGTTTCACTGCTAGAGAGACAAACTCGCTACATCTGTACCTAGCAGATTTACGATCAGAAACACACGAAATCATAGCCTTTCATGTAAGCAATTTACAGCGAAAACATAGCTTTACACGCTAGATGTAGCTCATCTTACCGGAGTGAACTGTGTTTAGACTTAAAGCCATCGAAGTGAGCAGCAGCAGGAATCCTGCAGAAGCCTCCATCTCTGTGgggaagacaaaaaagaaagacatcAAAGGCCTGTGAGACGCTGTAGCTTACGTTACGCTCACATCTGCTAGAGTCAACCTTGCCCCCCTCATCCCTGCAACTTCGAATCCTCTACTCTACTCTCCTGTCCTGCCCAGCTGTGGTTTAAAGCTGATGTGCAGCCTGCTGGTATGCCATGTGACCCGGACGCGAGGTCCCTAGATGGTCTTGGCAGCAAGGCAGCCCTGTCCTCGTGGTAAAGGAAGTCAAAGGGCTGAAAAAGCAACAGGCAGTGGGTCCAGTCAGTCTGCCTGCACTCTAATTGCTGTAGTCAGAGTGGGTGGGAACAGGCTTTAGAAATGGACACGCTGGCTGCTCGGCACGCAGAGTAAATATTGACGGCTATGCTTCCTGCCATTGAGAAGCGCTAGGCAGCCGGAGACAGGGGCCGCACTCATTCCTTAAAGACTACGAGGCTGCTGGGCACGCAAACAAGATGGCCGCATGCAGCTGTTTGTCCCATGAGATCGTCGGATGATAAAACATTGGAAAGGCGACGACCTGGCTGCTGTTAACATTTCACATCATGGAGACAGAAAAAACGACATCCTGAATCACATAACGTTTAGCTCATGGCGGATAAGCATTGGGTTTGATTTAAGTCATGCTCTTTCTGCAGCTTTTGGTTACAGAAAACCACTAtaggtttagattttttttgtgtgtgtctgtgctcatAAACGGTTCATCAAACATCAGGAAGCATTTGTGTGTGGCTCTGGGACTGTAATTTCATAAGTATACAGTTTACTCATCTTATGTAATGGAAAAAAGGAGTCAACCATACTGCTTTGAAATAGATGGGTATCAAGAGCCAGGCAGGGGTTGGAACTGAATCTTTTCTTCCAAAGACACAGCAAAAATGCCATTGTTCTGCTTTGATGTATTCTATAAAACATATGCTTTGGGTTATATCTTTTCCACATTTATTCAGAATGTTAACTCTGCTACAGAGGCTTCTTCCCTTACACTTAGACATTTTTAAACCCAAGATTACGGCTGATGCATATCATCTGATTTTGTATACGGTGTGCATCACATTGCAGACTTTTCCACTTACGTTGATTTATCTCATGTACCATATCTTACTGTATCTTCCTGTCATACAGCCCGAGGCGCTGACTGCTGAGAAAATCTATACTTCGTCGCAAAAAACTGTTTGCAAAAGCAACCCAGAGTAGCTACCAAAACAGTGTGGTCACATGAACactaaaaaaaaccaacaaaaaaccCAGACAGCTAACAATTAGACACATCCTATGTAGATAGTGCTGGAGCTCAAGCTAATTACACAAAGCTTTAATGCTGCACATTAGTCTAACAATACATTGGTCAGTCCGGCGCCTTTAGCTAGATTTTCTCTCAGGCTGTTATCAGAGGCATTTCAGATTTGGTTATCAGAGTTTATCCTCCTTGTTGCTTTTGATGTATTATTATCTTTCCAAATATTATGACCTCAGTTAGAGCAGGCGTCTACGTTCCCTAGTGATGGCTGAAAGCAACTTGAGGAAAAGGAGTGACAGAAGGGTCTACAGTAGAAGTAAAATGTgaattttcaattcagtttatgaTTTCAAATAGCCTTCAGCCATATCATGTGCATTTATGTACAATGACATgccgcatgtgtgtgtgtgtgtttgtgtgtgatgccCAGTGATGCCTcgcacccagtgttcccagaacATTAGCTCTACCATGACGTTGATAAGGTTAAAGTGGTATAATTCTTACCATATTACGTCAGAAATAATTTGTGTGACTTTGTGAACAGGTTACAGCCATTACACTATCATACTATTAGAGCTAACTCCGTTCATTTCCCAAATGAT
The DNA window shown above is from Hemibagrus wyckioides isolate EC202008001 linkage group LG15, SWU_Hwy_1.0, whole genome shotgun sequence and carries:
- the acvrl1 gene encoding serine/threonine-protein kinase receptor R3 produces the protein MEASAGFLLLLTSMALSLNTVHSAQSKSRRVNCACEDVYTDTCIGYVCFFIWNNGHVTRGSFEKEQMEQCIVGGINNVFVECCYTDYCNANLTLPVKPEKPVEEPTVIVLVAVPLLVLFLLSTAVCVFVLWLRSKRQHHHLQEHDPPMLKLPSGGDPTYGDIFDEFCTSGSGTGLPYLVQRTVARQISLVECVGKGRYGEVWRGTWMGENVAVKIFSSRDEQSWFRESEIYNTVQLRHENILGFIASDMTSKNSSTQLWLVTHFHELGSLYDYLQCIKLKPEECLCMCLSIASGLVHLHTEIVTKQSKPAIAHRDLKSRNILVKRNGQCCIADLGLAVTHSQSNDYLDVGNNRRVGTKRYMAPEVLDESIRVDIFESYKQTDIWALGLVLWEITRRTTVNGIEEEYRPPFFDVVPSDPSFEDMKKVVCVDQYRPCLHNRLHSHPILSAIAKIMKECWFQSPSARLTALRVRKTLAKLDQDQDCSTDKLKLDV